From the genome of Segatella hominis, one region includes:
- a CDS encoding arabinogalactan endo-beta-1,4-galactanase: protein MKNIFGKAMLLATALLFSITGTSCSSDDSPVPEKEKTYDMSGFAKGADVSWLTEMEQDGVKFYNQNGKAEECMWLLRDLGTNAIRLRVWVNPEGGWCGKDDVIAKASRAQALGYRLMIDFHYSDTWADPGNQKVPAAWQGYTFEQMKQAVANHTKDVLSALKERGVTNVEWVQVGNETRDGMLFSSDEAVTGKASKNAANFAAYVNAGYDAVKEVYPQAKVIVHVDEGNNLGRYTWLFGELKKKGGKWDVIGMSLYPEDNNWQELTTSCLNNIKTLSEMYNCNVIVSEIGMWWGSDQAAPMMEKMVDGCKAIPTCEGIFYWEPEVYNNWKPANYSTLGWVAYTKGAFDNSGKPTAVFDAYK, encoded by the coding sequence ATGAAGAATATATTTGGAAAAGCCATGTTGCTGGCTACAGCGCTCTTGTTCTCTATCACAGGAACAAGTTGCAGCAGCGACGATTCTCCAGTTCCTGAAAAGGAGAAAACATACGATATGAGCGGTTTCGCTAAGGGAGCCGATGTCAGTTGGCTCACAGAAATGGAGCAGGACGGTGTGAAATTCTATAATCAGAATGGCAAGGCAGAGGAATGCATGTGGCTTCTTCGCGACCTTGGTACAAATGCAATCCGCCTTCGCGTGTGGGTAAATCCGGAAGGTGGTTGGTGCGGTAAGGATGATGTCATCGCCAAGGCAAGTCGTGCACAGGCGCTCGGCTATCGCTTGATGATTGATTTCCATTATTCTGATACTTGGGCAGATCCGGGAAACCAGAAAGTACCTGCTGCTTGGCAGGGTTATACTTTCGAGCAGATGAAACAGGCGGTAGCTAATCATACCAAGGATGTATTATCTGCCTTGAAAGAGAGAGGTGTCACCAACGTAGAATGGGTACAGGTGGGTAATGAAACCCGTGATGGAATGCTCTTCAGCAGCGATGAGGCTGTAACTGGTAAAGCGTCAAAGAATGCTGCCAACTTTGCTGCTTATGTCAATGCTGGCTATGATGCCGTGAAGGAAGTTTATCCACAGGCTAAAGTCATTGTGCACGTGGATGAGGGTAATAATCTCGGCCGTTATACCTGGCTCTTTGGCGAATTGAAGAAGAAGGGTGGAAAATGGGATGTCATCGGTATGTCACTTTATCCAGAAGATAACAATTGGCAGGAATTAACCACCAGTTGCCTGAATAATATCAAGACTTTATCAGAGATGTACAATTGCAATGTCATTGTTTCAGAGATAGGTATGTGGTGGGGTTCTGATCAGGCTGCGCCAATGATGGAGAAGATGGTGGATGGCTGCAAGGCTATTCCTACCTGCGAAGGTATCTTCTATTGGGAACCTGAGGTTTACAACAACTGGAAGCCTGCCAACTATAGTACTTTGGGTTGGGTTGCTTATACCAAGGGAGCTTTTGATAACTCCGGTAAACCAACTGCTGTATTCGATGCATATAAATAA